One segment of Pirellulales bacterium DNA contains the following:
- a CDS encoding CCA tRNA nucleotidyltransferase, whose amino-acid sequence MTKVSPSEQRELAVHVLRKLREAGYRALWAGGCVRDQLLGRTPNDYDVATSATPPEIRQVFGRRHTLEIGAAFGVVAVLGGKGAGMVEVTTFRRDAQYSDGRHPDAIVFSTPEDDAQRRDFTINGLFYDPLEERVIDYVGGVADLERRLVRAIGDPRARFSEDKLRMIRAVRIAAGFDFALDEATLKAIDEMANTINVVSPERIAQEMRKMLVHAQRAEAVELLHRSGLLQALLPELLTLISDEVDVSRTGDPTPHGVDLWRHTRQVLAALREPTFPLALAALAHASAEQPPHADNPQQVESARAQAVQTVTTICERWRLSNKEQDRATWLVEHHGRLTDAARQPWSTLQPLLVAAGGSELVALHEAEAADAADVALQHAADVEFCRARLAWPQDQLIPPPLISGDDLARHGVPKGAIYRMLLERVRNAQLDGQILDQRQALAVVDRLLAEKG is encoded by the coding sequence GTGACCAAGGTATCTCCTTCCGAGCAGCGCGAGCTGGCCGTCCACGTGCTCCGCAAGCTGCGCGAGGCGGGCTACCGGGCATTGTGGGCCGGAGGCTGTGTGCGCGACCAATTGCTGGGCCGCACTCCCAACGACTACGACGTTGCCACCAGTGCCACGCCGCCCGAGATCCGCCAGGTGTTCGGGCGCCGCCACACGCTGGAAATCGGCGCAGCTTTTGGTGTTGTGGCCGTGCTGGGGGGCAAAGGGGCTGGCATGGTCGAGGTGACCACGTTTCGCCGCGATGCCCAGTACAGCGACGGTCGCCATCCGGACGCCATCGTTTTCAGCACACCAGAAGACGACGCGCAACGGCGCGATTTTACGATCAACGGCCTGTTCTACGACCCGCTCGAAGAACGCGTGATCGACTACGTGGGCGGAGTCGCCGACCTGGAGCGACGGCTGGTCCGCGCGATTGGCGATCCGCGCGCACGATTCTCAGAGGATAAGCTGCGCATGATCCGCGCCGTGCGGATCGCGGCCGGCTTCGACTTTGCACTCGATGAGGCCACGCTCAAGGCCATCGACGAGATGGCTAATACGATCAACGTCGTCAGCCCCGAACGCATCGCCCAGGAGATGCGCAAGATGCTGGTGCATGCCCAACGGGCCGAGGCCGTGGAGCTGTTGCACCGCTCGGGGTTGCTCCAGGCGTTGCTGCCCGAATTGCTGACATTGATTTCCGACGAAGTCGATGTGTCGCGCACGGGTGACCCAACGCCGCACGGCGTCGATCTGTGGCGGCACACGCGGCAGGTGCTGGCGGCACTCCGCGAGCCGACGTTCCCCTTGGCGTTGGCGGCCTTGGCACATGCGTCGGCAGAGCAGCCTCCGCATGCCGACAATCCGCAGCAAGTGGAATCGGCCCGCGCGCAGGCCGTGCAGACGGTGACCACGATTTGCGAGCGTTGGCGGTTATCGAACAAGGAGCAAGATCGGGCTACGTGGTTAGTCGAACATCATGGACGACTGACGGACGCGGCGCGCCAGCCTTGGTCGACGTTACAGCCGTTGCTGGTAGCGGCCGGTGGGTCCGAGCTGGTGGCGTTGCACGAGGCCGAGGCCGCCGACGCCGCTGACGTCGCATTGCAACACGCGGCCGACGTGGAGTTTTGTCGCGCACGGCTGGCCTGGCCGCAGGACCAACTGATCCCTCCCCCGCTAATCAGCGGCGACGACCTGGCCAGGCATGGCGTGCCGAAGGGGGCGATCTACCGCATGCTGCTGGAACGCGTCCGCAATGCCCAGCTAGACGGACAGATTCTCGACCAGAGGCAAGCGCTGGCGGTGGTCGATCGGCTGCTAGCGGAAAAAGGCTGA